A genomic stretch from Halichoerus grypus chromosome 7, mHalGry1.hap1.1, whole genome shotgun sequence includes:
- the CRTC2 gene encoding CREB-regulated transcription coactivator 2 isoform X3 — MATAGANGPGSATAAASNPRKFSEKIALQKQRQAEETAAFEEVMMDIGSTRLQAQKLRLAYTRSSHYGGSLPNVNQISCGLAEFQGPLHSPLDSSRGTRHHGLVERVQRDPRRMVSPLRRYPRHVDSSPYSPAYLSPPPESGWRRTSSDSALHTSVMNPSPQDTYPGPAPPSILPSRRGGFLDGEVDSKVFLFQVPAVEENLLDDKHLLKPWDAKKLSSSSSRPRSCEVPGINIFPSPDQPASVPVLPPAMNTGGSLPDLTNLHFPPPLPTPLDPEETAYPSLSGGNSTSNLTHTMTHLGISGGLGLGPGSGYDAPGLHSPLSHPSLQSSLSNPNLQASLSSPQPPLQGSHSHPSLPASSLARHALPTASLGHPSLSAPALSSSTSSSSASSPVLGAPPYPASTPGTSPRHRRVPLSPLSLPAGPADARRSQQQLPKQFSPTMSPTLSSITQGVPLDTSKLSTDQRLPPYPYGPPGLVLPSQPPTPKPLQQPGLSSQACSMQPSGGQPPGRPPHYGTLYPPGSSGHGQQSYHRPMSDFGLGNLSPHSVLSDARCSDLFSSWRAHALSQQLEQFSMESPSTSLALDPPGFSEGPGFLGGEGPVSSLQDPHALNHQNVTHCSRHAAGPNIILPGESSPGFSKEIAAALAGVPGFEVSAAGLGLGLGLEEDLRMEPLGLEGLHMLSDPCALLPDPAVEDSFRSDRLQ, encoded by the exons ATGGCGACGGCGGGCGCGAACGGGCCCGGCTCGGCCACGGCCGCAGCTTCCAATCCGCGCAAGTTTAGCGAGAAGATCGCGCTGCAGAAGCAGCGTCAGGCCGAAGAGACGGCGGCCTTCGAGGAGGTGATGATGGACATCGGCTCCACCCGG TTACAGGCCCAAAAGTTGCGACTGGCCTACACGAGGAGCTCCCATTATGGCGGTTCTCTGCCCAACGTTAACCAGATCAGCTGTGGCCTGGCTGAGTTCCAG GGCCCCCTCCACTCGCCTCTGGACTCATCTCGGGGCACGCGGCACCACGGGCTGGTGGAACGGGTGCAGCGAGACCCCCGCAGGATGGTGTCCCCGCTCCGCCGTTACCCCCGC CACGTCGACAGCTCTCCCTATAGTCCTGCCTACTTGTCTCCTCCCCCGGAGTCCGGCTGGCGGAG GACAAGTTCTGATTCTGCCCTTCACACCAGTGTGATGAACCCCAGCCCCCAGGACACTTAtccaggccctgcccctcccagcatCCTGCCCAGCCGCCGTGGAG GTTTTCTGGATGGTGAAGTGGACTCCAAAG TCTTTCTTTTTCAAGTCCCTGCTGTTGAGGAGAACTTGCTAGATGACAAGCATTTGCTGAAGCCATGGGATGCTAAGAAG cTGTCCTCATCCTCCTCTCGACCTCGGTCCTGTGAAGTCCCTGGAATTAA CATCTTCCCGTCTCCTGACCAGCCTGCCAGTGTGCCCGTCCTCCCACCTGCCATGAACACAGGCGGCTCCCTACCTGACCTCACCAACCTGCACTTTCCCCCGCCACTGCCCACTCCCCTGGACCCTGAGGAGACAGCCTACCCCAGCCTGAGTGGGGGCAACAGTACCTCCAATCTGACCCACACCATGACCCACCTCGGCATCAGtgggggcctgggcctgggcccggGCTCGGGCTATGATGCGCCAG GACTTCACTCCCCTCTCAGCCATCCATCCCTGCAGTCCTCCCTGAGCAACCCCAACCTCCAGGCCTCCCtgagcagcccccagcccccgctcCAGGGCTCCCACAgccacccctccctgcctgcgTCCTCCCTGGCCCGCCACGCACTGCCCACCGCCTCCCTGGGCCACCCCTCGCTCAGTGCCCCGGCCCTCTCCTCCTCCACGTCTTCCTCCTCCGCTTCATCTCCCGTGCTGGGCGCCCCCCCTTACCCAGCTTCTACCCCCGGAACCTCCCCCCGCCACCGCCGTGTGCCCCTCAGCCCCCTGAGTTTGCCCGCGGGCCCAGCTGACGCCAGAAGGTCCCAACAGCAGCTGCCCAAACAGTTTTCGCCAACAATGTCACCCACCTTGTCCTCCATCACTCAG GGTGTCCCCCTGGATACCAGCAAACTGTCCACGGACCAGCGGCTGCCTCCGTACCCATATGGCCCCCCAGGTTTGGTTCTGCCCAGCCAGCCGCCCACCCCAAAGCCTCTACAGCAGCCGGGGCTGTCCTCTCAGGCCTGTTCTATGCAGCCGTCAGGTGGGCAGCCCCCGGGCCGGCCACCGCACTATGGGACACTGTACCCACCCGGCTCCAGTGGGCACGGGCAGCAATCTTACCACCGGCCCATGAGCGACTTCGGCCTGGGGAAC CTGTCTCCGCACAGCGTGCTCTCTGATGCCCGCTGCTCTGACTTGTTCTCTTCCTGGCGTGCACACGCTCTGTCCCAGCAG CTGGAGCAGTTCAGCATGGAGAGCCCATCAACCAGCCTGGCGCTGGATCCCCCTGGCTTTTCTGAAGGGCCTGGATTTTTAGGGGGTGAGGGGCCAGTGAGTAGCCTCCAGGACCCCCATGCCCTCAACCACCAGAACGTGACCCACTGTTCCCGCCATGCTGCAGGGCCCAACATCATTCTCCCAG GAGAGTCCTCCCCAGGTTTCTCTAAGGAGATTGCGGCGGCCCTGGCCGGAGTTCCTGGCTTTGAGGTGTCagcagctgggctggggctggggctcggGCTGGAGGAGGACCTGCGCATGGAGCCACTGGGCCTGGAAGGGCTCCACATGCTGAGCGACCCCTGTGCCCTGCTGCCCGATCCTGCTGTGGAGGACTCATTCCGCAGTGACCGGCTGCAGTGA
- the CRTC2 gene encoding CREB-regulated transcription coactivator 2 isoform X7, translated as MATAGANGPGSATAAASNPRKFSEKIALQKQRQAEETAAFEEVMMDIGSTRLQAQKLRLAYTRSSHYGGSLPNVNQISCGLAEFQGPLHSPLDSSRGTRHHGLVERVQRDPRRMVSPLRRYPRHVDSSPYSPAYLSPPPESGWRRTMPWGNFPAEKGQLFRLPSALNRTSSDSALHTSVMNPSPQDTYPGPAPPSILPSRRGGFLDGEVDSKVFLFQVPAVEENLLDDKHLLKPWDAKKLSSSSSRPRSCEVPGINIFPSPDQPASVPVLPPAMNTGGSLPDLTNLHFPPPLPTPLDPEETAYPSLSGGNSTSNLTHTMTHLGISGGLGLGPGSGYDAPGLHSPLSHPSLQSSLSNPNLQASLSSPQPPLQGSHSHPSLPASSLARHALPTASLGHPSLSAPALSSSTSSSSASSPVLGAPPYPASTPGTSPRHRRVPLSPLSLPAGPADARRSQQQLPKQFSPTMSPTLSSITQRSPWTGALLAVSLASSPVTQGCCCKDHRNRVRDVLRPCPPRVSPWIPANCPRTSGCLRTHMAPQVWFCPASRPPQSLYSSRGCPLRPVLCSRQVGSPRAGHRTMGHCTHPAPVGTGSNLTTGP; from the exons ATGGCGACGGCGGGCGCGAACGGGCCCGGCTCGGCCACGGCCGCAGCTTCCAATCCGCGCAAGTTTAGCGAGAAGATCGCGCTGCAGAAGCAGCGTCAGGCCGAAGAGACGGCGGCCTTCGAGGAGGTGATGATGGACATCGGCTCCACCCGG TTACAGGCCCAAAAGTTGCGACTGGCCTACACGAGGAGCTCCCATTATGGCGGTTCTCTGCCCAACGTTAACCAGATCAGCTGTGGCCTGGCTGAGTTCCAG GGCCCCCTCCACTCGCCTCTGGACTCATCTCGGGGCACGCGGCACCACGGGCTGGTGGAACGGGTGCAGCGAGACCCCCGCAGGATGGTGTCCCCGCTCCGCCGTTACCCCCGC CACGTCGACAGCTCTCCCTATAGTCCTGCCTACTTGTCTCCTCCCCCGGAGTCCGGCTGGCGGAG GACGATGCCCTGGGGCAATTTCCCTGCAGAGAAGGGACAGTTGTTTCGACTGCCATCTGCACTGAACAG GACAAGTTCTGATTCTGCCCTTCACACCAGTGTGATGAACCCCAGCCCCCAGGACACTTAtccaggccctgcccctcccagcatCCTGCCCAGCCGCCGTGGAG GTTTTCTGGATGGTGAAGTGGACTCCAAAG TCTTTCTTTTTCAAGTCCCTGCTGTTGAGGAGAACTTGCTAGATGACAAGCATTTGCTGAAGCCATGGGATGCTAAGAAG cTGTCCTCATCCTCCTCTCGACCTCGGTCCTGTGAAGTCCCTGGAATTAA CATCTTCCCGTCTCCTGACCAGCCTGCCAGTGTGCCCGTCCTCCCACCTGCCATGAACACAGGCGGCTCCCTACCTGACCTCACCAACCTGCACTTTCCCCCGCCACTGCCCACTCCCCTGGACCCTGAGGAGACAGCCTACCCCAGCCTGAGTGGGGGCAACAGTACCTCCAATCTGACCCACACCATGACCCACCTCGGCATCAGtgggggcctgggcctgggcccggGCTCGGGCTATGATGCGCCAG GACTTCACTCCCCTCTCAGCCATCCATCCCTGCAGTCCTCCCTGAGCAACCCCAACCTCCAGGCCTCCCtgagcagcccccagcccccgctcCAGGGCTCCCACAgccacccctccctgcctgcgTCCTCCCTGGCCCGCCACGCACTGCCCACCGCCTCCCTGGGCCACCCCTCGCTCAGTGCCCCGGCCCTCTCCTCCTCCACGTCTTCCTCCTCCGCTTCATCTCCCGTGCTGGGCGCCCCCCCTTACCCAGCTTCTACCCCCGGAACCTCCCCCCGCCACCGCCGTGTGCCCCTCAGCCCCCTGAGTTTGCCCGCGGGCCCAGCTGACGCCAGAAGGTCCCAACAGCAGCTGCCCAAACAGTTTTCGCCAACAATGTCACCCACCTTGTCCTCCATCACTCAG CGGTCTCCTTGGACAGGTGCCCTGCTGGCTGTGAGCCTCGCATCCTCACCTGTAACACAAGGGTGCTGTTGTAAGGATCACAGGAACCGCGTACGGGACGTGCTTAGGCCGTGCCCACCCAG GGTGTCCCCCTGGATACCAGCAAACTGTCCACGGACCAGCGGCTGCCTCCGTACCCATATGGCCCCCCAGGTTTGGTTCTGCCCAGCCAGCCGCCCACCCCAAAGCCTCTACAGCAGCCGGGGCTGTCCTCTCAGGCCTGTTCTATGCAGCCGTCAGGTGGGCAGCCCCCGGGCCGGCCACCGCACTATGGGACACTGTACCCACCCGGCTCCAGTGGGCACGGGCAGCAATCTTACCACCGGCCCATGA
- the CRTC2 gene encoding CREB-regulated transcription coactivator 2 isoform X1, whose amino-acid sequence MATAGANGPGSATAAASNPRKFSEKIALQKQRQAEETAAFEEVMMDIGSTRLQAQKLRLAYTRSSHYGGSLPNVNQISCGLAEFQGPLHSPLDSSRGTRHHGLVERVQRDPRRMVSPLRRYPRHVDSSPYSPAYLSPPPESGWRRTMPWGNFPAEKGQLFRLPSALNRTSSDSALHTSVMNPSPQDTYPGPAPPSILPSRRGGFLDGEVDSKVFLFQVPAVEENLLDDKHLLKPWDAKKLSSSSSRPRSCEVPGINIFPSPDQPASVPVLPPAMNTGGSLPDLTNLHFPPPLPTPLDPEETAYPSLSGGNSTSNLTHTMTHLGISGGLGLGPGSGYDAPGLHSPLSHPSLQSSLSNPNLQASLSSPQPPLQGSHSHPSLPASSLARHALPTASLGHPSLSAPALSSSTSSSSASSPVLGAPPYPASTPGTSPRHRRVPLSPLSLPAGPADARRSQQQLPKQFSPTMSPTLSSITQGVPLDTSKLSTDQRLPPYPYGPPGLVLPSQPPTPKPLQQPGLSSQACSMQPSGGQPPGRPPHYGTLYPPGSSGHGQQSYHRPMSDFGLGNLSPHSVLSDARCSDLFSSWRAHALSQQLEQFSMESPSTSLALDPPGFSEGPGFLGGEGPVSSLQDPHALNHQNVTHCSRHAAGPNIILPGESSPGFSKEIAAALAGVPGFEVSAAGLGLGLGLEEDLRMEPLGLEGLHMLSDPCALLPDPAVEDSFRSDRLQ is encoded by the exons ATGGCGACGGCGGGCGCGAACGGGCCCGGCTCGGCCACGGCCGCAGCTTCCAATCCGCGCAAGTTTAGCGAGAAGATCGCGCTGCAGAAGCAGCGTCAGGCCGAAGAGACGGCGGCCTTCGAGGAGGTGATGATGGACATCGGCTCCACCCGG TTACAGGCCCAAAAGTTGCGACTGGCCTACACGAGGAGCTCCCATTATGGCGGTTCTCTGCCCAACGTTAACCAGATCAGCTGTGGCCTGGCTGAGTTCCAG GGCCCCCTCCACTCGCCTCTGGACTCATCTCGGGGCACGCGGCACCACGGGCTGGTGGAACGGGTGCAGCGAGACCCCCGCAGGATGGTGTCCCCGCTCCGCCGTTACCCCCGC CACGTCGACAGCTCTCCCTATAGTCCTGCCTACTTGTCTCCTCCCCCGGAGTCCGGCTGGCGGAG GACGATGCCCTGGGGCAATTTCCCTGCAGAGAAGGGACAGTTGTTTCGACTGCCATCTGCACTGAACAG GACAAGTTCTGATTCTGCCCTTCACACCAGTGTGATGAACCCCAGCCCCCAGGACACTTAtccaggccctgcccctcccagcatCCTGCCCAGCCGCCGTGGAG GTTTTCTGGATGGTGAAGTGGACTCCAAAG TCTTTCTTTTTCAAGTCCCTGCTGTTGAGGAGAACTTGCTAGATGACAAGCATTTGCTGAAGCCATGGGATGCTAAGAAG cTGTCCTCATCCTCCTCTCGACCTCGGTCCTGTGAAGTCCCTGGAATTAA CATCTTCCCGTCTCCTGACCAGCCTGCCAGTGTGCCCGTCCTCCCACCTGCCATGAACACAGGCGGCTCCCTACCTGACCTCACCAACCTGCACTTTCCCCCGCCACTGCCCACTCCCCTGGACCCTGAGGAGACAGCCTACCCCAGCCTGAGTGGGGGCAACAGTACCTCCAATCTGACCCACACCATGACCCACCTCGGCATCAGtgggggcctgggcctgggcccggGCTCGGGCTATGATGCGCCAG GACTTCACTCCCCTCTCAGCCATCCATCCCTGCAGTCCTCCCTGAGCAACCCCAACCTCCAGGCCTCCCtgagcagcccccagcccccgctcCAGGGCTCCCACAgccacccctccctgcctgcgTCCTCCCTGGCCCGCCACGCACTGCCCACCGCCTCCCTGGGCCACCCCTCGCTCAGTGCCCCGGCCCTCTCCTCCTCCACGTCTTCCTCCTCCGCTTCATCTCCCGTGCTGGGCGCCCCCCCTTACCCAGCTTCTACCCCCGGAACCTCCCCCCGCCACCGCCGTGTGCCCCTCAGCCCCCTGAGTTTGCCCGCGGGCCCAGCTGACGCCAGAAGGTCCCAACAGCAGCTGCCCAAACAGTTTTCGCCAACAATGTCACCCACCTTGTCCTCCATCACTCAG GGTGTCCCCCTGGATACCAGCAAACTGTCCACGGACCAGCGGCTGCCTCCGTACCCATATGGCCCCCCAGGTTTGGTTCTGCCCAGCCAGCCGCCCACCCCAAAGCCTCTACAGCAGCCGGGGCTGTCCTCTCAGGCCTGTTCTATGCAGCCGTCAGGTGGGCAGCCCCCGGGCCGGCCACCGCACTATGGGACACTGTACCCACCCGGCTCCAGTGGGCACGGGCAGCAATCTTACCACCGGCCCATGAGCGACTTCGGCCTGGGGAAC CTGTCTCCGCACAGCGTGCTCTCTGATGCCCGCTGCTCTGACTTGTTCTCTTCCTGGCGTGCACACGCTCTGTCCCAGCAG CTGGAGCAGTTCAGCATGGAGAGCCCATCAACCAGCCTGGCGCTGGATCCCCCTGGCTTTTCTGAAGGGCCTGGATTTTTAGGGGGTGAGGGGCCAGTGAGTAGCCTCCAGGACCCCCATGCCCTCAACCACCAGAACGTGACCCACTGTTCCCGCCATGCTGCAGGGCCCAACATCATTCTCCCAG GAGAGTCCTCCCCAGGTTTCTCTAAGGAGATTGCGGCGGCCCTGGCCGGAGTTCCTGGCTTTGAGGTGTCagcagctgggctggggctggggctcggGCTGGAGGAGGACCTGCGCATGGAGCCACTGGGCCTGGAAGGGCTCCACATGCTGAGCGACCCCTGTGCCCTGCTGCCCGATCCTGCTGTGGAGGACTCATTCCGCAGTGACCGGCTGCAGTGA
- the CRTC2 gene encoding CREB-regulated transcription coactivator 2 isoform X5 — protein MATAGANGPGSATAAASNPRKFSEKIALQKQRQAEETAAFEEVMMDIGSTRLQAQKLRLAYTRSSHYGGSLPNVNQISCGLAEFQGPLHSPLDSSRGTRHHGLVERVQRDPRRMVSPLRRYPRHVDSSPYSPAYLSPPPESGWRRTMPWGNFPAEKGQLFRLPSALNRTSSDSALHTSVMNPSPQDTYPGPAPPSILPSRRGGFLDGEVDSKVPAVEENLLDDKHLLKPWDAKKLSSSSSRPRSCEVPGINIFPSPDQPASVPVLPPAMNTGGSLPDLTNLHFPPPLPTPLDPEETAYPSLSGGNSTSNLTHTMTHLGISGGLGLGPGSGYDAPGLHSPLSHPSLQSSLSNPNLQASLSSPQPPLQGSHSHPSLPASSLARHALPTASLGHPSLSAPALSSSTSSSSASSPVLGAPPYPASTPGTSPRHRRVPLSPLSLPAGPADARRSQQQLPKQFSPTMSPTLSSITQGVPLDTSKLSTDQRLPPYPYGPPGLVLPSQPPTPKPLQQPGLSSQACSMQPSGGQPPGRPPHYGTLYPPGSSGHGQQSYHRPMSDFGLGNLEQFSMESPSTSLALDPPGFSEGPGFLGGEGPVSSLQDPHALNHQNVTHCSRHAAGPNIILPGESSPGFSKEIAAALAGVPGFEVSAAGLGLGLGLEEDLRMEPLGLEGLHMLSDPCALLPDPAVEDSFRSDRLQ, from the exons ATGGCGACGGCGGGCGCGAACGGGCCCGGCTCGGCCACGGCCGCAGCTTCCAATCCGCGCAAGTTTAGCGAGAAGATCGCGCTGCAGAAGCAGCGTCAGGCCGAAGAGACGGCGGCCTTCGAGGAGGTGATGATGGACATCGGCTCCACCCGG TTACAGGCCCAAAAGTTGCGACTGGCCTACACGAGGAGCTCCCATTATGGCGGTTCTCTGCCCAACGTTAACCAGATCAGCTGTGGCCTGGCTGAGTTCCAG GGCCCCCTCCACTCGCCTCTGGACTCATCTCGGGGCACGCGGCACCACGGGCTGGTGGAACGGGTGCAGCGAGACCCCCGCAGGATGGTGTCCCCGCTCCGCCGTTACCCCCGC CACGTCGACAGCTCTCCCTATAGTCCTGCCTACTTGTCTCCTCCCCCGGAGTCCGGCTGGCGGAG GACGATGCCCTGGGGCAATTTCCCTGCAGAGAAGGGACAGTTGTTTCGACTGCCATCTGCACTGAACAG GACAAGTTCTGATTCTGCCCTTCACACCAGTGTGATGAACCCCAGCCCCCAGGACACTTAtccaggccctgcccctcccagcatCCTGCCCAGCCGCCGTGGAG GTTTTCTGGATGGTGAAGTGGACTCCAAAG TCCCTGCTGTTGAGGAGAACTTGCTAGATGACAAGCATTTGCTGAAGCCATGGGATGCTAAGAAG cTGTCCTCATCCTCCTCTCGACCTCGGTCCTGTGAAGTCCCTGGAATTAA CATCTTCCCGTCTCCTGACCAGCCTGCCAGTGTGCCCGTCCTCCCACCTGCCATGAACACAGGCGGCTCCCTACCTGACCTCACCAACCTGCACTTTCCCCCGCCACTGCCCACTCCCCTGGACCCTGAGGAGACAGCCTACCCCAGCCTGAGTGGGGGCAACAGTACCTCCAATCTGACCCACACCATGACCCACCTCGGCATCAGtgggggcctgggcctgggcccggGCTCGGGCTATGATGCGCCAG GACTTCACTCCCCTCTCAGCCATCCATCCCTGCAGTCCTCCCTGAGCAACCCCAACCTCCAGGCCTCCCtgagcagcccccagcccccgctcCAGGGCTCCCACAgccacccctccctgcctgcgTCCTCCCTGGCCCGCCACGCACTGCCCACCGCCTCCCTGGGCCACCCCTCGCTCAGTGCCCCGGCCCTCTCCTCCTCCACGTCTTCCTCCTCCGCTTCATCTCCCGTGCTGGGCGCCCCCCCTTACCCAGCTTCTACCCCCGGAACCTCCCCCCGCCACCGCCGTGTGCCCCTCAGCCCCCTGAGTTTGCCCGCGGGCCCAGCTGACGCCAGAAGGTCCCAACAGCAGCTGCCCAAACAGTTTTCGCCAACAATGTCACCCACCTTGTCCTCCATCACTCAG GGTGTCCCCCTGGATACCAGCAAACTGTCCACGGACCAGCGGCTGCCTCCGTACCCATATGGCCCCCCAGGTTTGGTTCTGCCCAGCCAGCCGCCCACCCCAAAGCCTCTACAGCAGCCGGGGCTGTCCTCTCAGGCCTGTTCTATGCAGCCGTCAGGTGGGCAGCCCCCGGGCCGGCCACCGCACTATGGGACACTGTACCCACCCGGCTCCAGTGGGCACGGGCAGCAATCTTACCACCGGCCCATGAGCGACTTCGGCCTGGGGAAC CTGGAGCAGTTCAGCATGGAGAGCCCATCAACCAGCCTGGCGCTGGATCCCCCTGGCTTTTCTGAAGGGCCTGGATTTTTAGGGGGTGAGGGGCCAGTGAGTAGCCTCCAGGACCCCCATGCCCTCAACCACCAGAACGTGACCCACTGTTCCCGCCATGCTGCAGGGCCCAACATCATTCTCCCAG GAGAGTCCTCCCCAGGTTTCTCTAAGGAGATTGCGGCGGCCCTGGCCGGAGTTCCTGGCTTTGAGGTGTCagcagctgggctggggctggggctcggGCTGGAGGAGGACCTGCGCATGGAGCCACTGGGCCTGGAAGGGCTCCACATGCTGAGCGACCCCTGTGCCCTGCTGCCCGATCCTGCTGTGGAGGACTCATTCCGCAGTGACCGGCTGCAGTGA
- the CRTC2 gene encoding CREB-regulated transcription coactivator 2 isoform X4, whose protein sequence is MATAGANGPGSATAAASNPRKFSEKIALQKQRQAEETAAFEEVMMDIGSTRLQAQKLRLAYTRSSHYGGSLPNVNQISCGLAEFQGPLHSPLDSSRGTRHHGLVERVQRDPRRMVSPLRRYPRHVDSSPYSPAYLSPPPESGWRRTMPWGNFPAEKGQLFRLPSALNRTSSDSALHTSVMNPSPQDTYPGPAPPSILPSRRGGFLDGEVDSKVFLFQVPAVEENLLDDKHLLKPWDAKKLSSSSSRPRSCEVPGINIFPSPDQPASVPVLPPAMNTGGSLPDLTNLHFPPPLPTPLDPEETAYPSLSGGNSTSNLTHTMTHLGISGGLGLGPGSGYDAPGLHSPLSHPSLQSSLSNPNLQASLSSPQPPLQGSHSHPSLPASSLARHALPTASLGHPSLSAPALSSSTSSSSASSPVLGAPPYPASTPGTSPRHRRVPLSPLSLPAGPADARRSQQQLPKQFSPTMSPTLSSITQGVPLDTSKLSTDQRLPPYPYGPPGLVLPSQPPTPKPLQQPGLSSQACSMQPSGGQPPGRPPHYGTLYPPGSSGHGQQSYHRPMSDFGLGNLEQFSMESPSTSLALDPPGFSEGPGFLGGEGPVSSLQDPHALNHQNVTHCSRHAAGPNIILPGESSPGFSKEIAAALAGVPGFEVSAAGLGLGLGLEEDLRMEPLGLEGLHMLSDPCALLPDPAVEDSFRSDRLQ, encoded by the exons ATGGCGACGGCGGGCGCGAACGGGCCCGGCTCGGCCACGGCCGCAGCTTCCAATCCGCGCAAGTTTAGCGAGAAGATCGCGCTGCAGAAGCAGCGTCAGGCCGAAGAGACGGCGGCCTTCGAGGAGGTGATGATGGACATCGGCTCCACCCGG TTACAGGCCCAAAAGTTGCGACTGGCCTACACGAGGAGCTCCCATTATGGCGGTTCTCTGCCCAACGTTAACCAGATCAGCTGTGGCCTGGCTGAGTTCCAG GGCCCCCTCCACTCGCCTCTGGACTCATCTCGGGGCACGCGGCACCACGGGCTGGTGGAACGGGTGCAGCGAGACCCCCGCAGGATGGTGTCCCCGCTCCGCCGTTACCCCCGC CACGTCGACAGCTCTCCCTATAGTCCTGCCTACTTGTCTCCTCCCCCGGAGTCCGGCTGGCGGAG GACGATGCCCTGGGGCAATTTCCCTGCAGAGAAGGGACAGTTGTTTCGACTGCCATCTGCACTGAACAG GACAAGTTCTGATTCTGCCCTTCACACCAGTGTGATGAACCCCAGCCCCCAGGACACTTAtccaggccctgcccctcccagcatCCTGCCCAGCCGCCGTGGAG GTTTTCTGGATGGTGAAGTGGACTCCAAAG TCTTTCTTTTTCAAGTCCCTGCTGTTGAGGAGAACTTGCTAGATGACAAGCATTTGCTGAAGCCATGGGATGCTAAGAAG cTGTCCTCATCCTCCTCTCGACCTCGGTCCTGTGAAGTCCCTGGAATTAA CATCTTCCCGTCTCCTGACCAGCCTGCCAGTGTGCCCGTCCTCCCACCTGCCATGAACACAGGCGGCTCCCTACCTGACCTCACCAACCTGCACTTTCCCCCGCCACTGCCCACTCCCCTGGACCCTGAGGAGACAGCCTACCCCAGCCTGAGTGGGGGCAACAGTACCTCCAATCTGACCCACACCATGACCCACCTCGGCATCAGtgggggcctgggcctgggcccggGCTCGGGCTATGATGCGCCAG GACTTCACTCCCCTCTCAGCCATCCATCCCTGCAGTCCTCCCTGAGCAACCCCAACCTCCAGGCCTCCCtgagcagcccccagcccccgctcCAGGGCTCCCACAgccacccctccctgcctgcgTCCTCCCTGGCCCGCCACGCACTGCCCACCGCCTCCCTGGGCCACCCCTCGCTCAGTGCCCCGGCCCTCTCCTCCTCCACGTCTTCCTCCTCCGCTTCATCTCCCGTGCTGGGCGCCCCCCCTTACCCAGCTTCTACCCCCGGAACCTCCCCCCGCCACCGCCGTGTGCCCCTCAGCCCCCTGAGTTTGCCCGCGGGCCCAGCTGACGCCAGAAGGTCCCAACAGCAGCTGCCCAAACAGTTTTCGCCAACAATGTCACCCACCTTGTCCTCCATCACTCAG GGTGTCCCCCTGGATACCAGCAAACTGTCCACGGACCAGCGGCTGCCTCCGTACCCATATGGCCCCCCAGGTTTGGTTCTGCCCAGCCAGCCGCCCACCCCAAAGCCTCTACAGCAGCCGGGGCTGTCCTCTCAGGCCTGTTCTATGCAGCCGTCAGGTGGGCAGCCCCCGGGCCGGCCACCGCACTATGGGACACTGTACCCACCCGGCTCCAGTGGGCACGGGCAGCAATCTTACCACCGGCCCATGAGCGACTTCGGCCTGGGGAAC CTGGAGCAGTTCAGCATGGAGAGCCCATCAACCAGCCTGGCGCTGGATCCCCCTGGCTTTTCTGAAGGGCCTGGATTTTTAGGGGGTGAGGGGCCAGTGAGTAGCCTCCAGGACCCCCATGCCCTCAACCACCAGAACGTGACCCACTGTTCCCGCCATGCTGCAGGGCCCAACATCATTCTCCCAG GAGAGTCCTCCCCAGGTTTCTCTAAGGAGATTGCGGCGGCCCTGGCCGGAGTTCCTGGCTTTGAGGTGTCagcagctgggctggggctggggctcggGCTGGAGGAGGACCTGCGCATGGAGCCACTGGGCCTGGAAGGGCTCCACATGCTGAGCGACCCCTGTGCCCTGCTGCCCGATCCTGCTGTGGAGGACTCATTCCGCAGTGACCGGCTGCAGTGA